Genomic segment of Drosophila ananassae strain 14024-0371.13 chromosome 2L, ASM1763931v2, whole genome shotgun sequence:
CAGAACCCATCTCAGCAGCTGCCCGTCGAACCCCCGAATACGAAGAGCAAGTCCGGCGCGCCGCGGAAAGGGAGGGTCGTCGGACGCGCCGGAGATGCGAACGCGAACGTAACGACCTCCTGGCCTCCCACTTGGACGGCATGTCCAGCGACGACGAGATCCCCGACCAGCAACAGGAGCAAAGTGTGGCTGCCTCGTCACAAATTGAATCTCAATCTTTAGAGGCCTTCGAGGACGTCACGGATGATTTCTGTAAAGTGGAACTAATTTTAATGAAGTTCTATGCTTGGCGGAAAACGGACATGTCCTCGTATCAGGACGCATTCGTTAGCTTGTGCCTTCCTAAGGTTTTGGCGCCAATTGTCCGACACGAAATGCTGTTATGGTCACCAATGCTGGACGAATACGCCGATATTGAGAATATGCGGTGGTATCAAGCCTGTATGTTATATGCCTGCCAACCTGAAGAAACAATGGAGCAATTAAAGAACGATCCGGATGTTAATTTGGTGCCGGCGTTAATCGAGAAAATTGTGTTGCCCAAACTAACAGGTGAGCACATCGAATATGGTTCAATTTCTAATAATAAACCTGGAATCTGATTTCAGTTCTAGTGACGGAGAGTTGGGATCCGTTGTCCACCACGCAAACCCTACGCCTGGTGGGCTTTATTAATAGACTGGGGCGAGAATTTCCTCTGAGTGGAACCAACAAGCAGCTTAACAAACTCTTCGAATCCATTATGGAGCGCATGAGATTGGCCCTCGAAAATGATGTGTTTATACCCATCTTTCCCAAGCAGTAAGTGTGAAAAAGGATAAACAATAGAACCACTAATTGAATTGAATCTATAATTTCCAGAGTACAAGAAGCCAAGACCTCGTTCTTCCAGCGCCAATTTTGCAGCGGGCTCAAATTGTTCCGCAACTTTCTTAGCTGGCAAGGCATCCTTGCTGACAAGCACTTGCGCGAATTGGCCATTAGTGCTCTATTGAATCGTTACCTACTTTTGGCCATGCGCGTTTGTACCCCAAACGACGCCATCAACAAGGCATATATCATTGTAAATACACTTCCAACGGTTTGGCTATTACCCAACAGTGATACCCTTAAGAACTTGGAgctttttattaattacattAAGCAAACGTTAGAGGGCTGTGATGCAACCAATCCAGTTTTTATGTAAGTATTCTAATTGTTAGTAAGAATCATAACTAACTTttctctgttttttgtttttagacaATCCAGCGATAAGGCCAAGCAAATTCTTCAAAGACTTCATAGTTTATAAAAAGTAGCCACCGCCACTAACTGTCAGAACACATTTCAATCCTATCAACTCGCTTTGGAACTCATCAAAAGCACAATGTCCGGTTTGTTAGCAAATATAGTAACTAAAAGAATCCCCTTAGGTAAATACAAATCGCTCAACATTTTCAACAAATCGATGCTTGAGCTTATCGAAATCCAATCAATCTACTACAATGTTTTTCTATTAACTTTTAAACCTCCAAACCAAAGTGATAAAGTGGGGAACTCTGTTTTAATGCTCAACCGTTTTGTACATTTACTGATTGTATTTAGGCGACTTTCATGCATagcaataataaaaacaatttataaactatgaaaatttaacaattacaCAATCGACTGCGGACCATAACCAATTACTTTGAAAATACAATGGCTCAAATGCATGGTGAATTAAGGGGGAAATTAAATGTCAATTAatcagccttggagacggaTGCGCGGCTATAGTTTTGCGCCAAGTCAATGACTTCCGTTTGCATAGCTTGCAGTTGTTCGTGGGCGATCTTGGACTCGCTGCTGTCTGCCGCTGACTGCAGCACTTGAAGGACCAGATCtgcaaaattataaatatcaATAGTGCACAAAGGATAAAATATCGAAGCAAAACAAACCATGATAGCGTAGAAGCAACGCATTCTGAGGATCGCTTAAAGATCCGCGAATGTGTTGCAGAATGGCCGAGACGAATTTTCCGGAAGCGTGCAGGATACAGCCGCTGATTGTTGTGAATAGGATCAAGGCAGCCAAATGCAGTAGCAGCGCAGGATCGTTACACTCTAGCAGCTGTTCCTGCAGCTTCTTCTTGTGGTCGGCAATCAAGAGACGGTCCTTTTTCTTGTCCACTTTTTTGATAATCATACTGCAGGCCTTAAGCACAGCTTCCGTGGCTAGTTCGAATTCGTCGATTGACTTGTTCAAGGCCTTATTTTGCTCCAACAGAGCTGAGCGGTATTGGGCATCGCACTCCTGCGCCAACTTGTTACGTTGATCCACATTCAAGTTGCTATTTTTAACAGTCAGATTGCACTCGGCGGCCACGTACAGTGATAGTTCATTGCAGATATCATTTCCAAGGGATTTGAGCAAGTACTTGACCAGTTGGGTTTGCGTGTCTTGAGGGAGAAGCTTAAGGCCTTTTTCGTAGAGCCGAATATCGACAAGCAGCGTGTTAATGCGATCTTGGATGGCAGCATGGGTCTGGCGACGATTGGTCTGTGGTGTGGCTTCGAACAACTCCTGCGCACGTGCCAGCGCCGTTTGATTAAATTGgctttaaataatatttaagataaaattaaaaaactgtGGAAGTACTATTATATTTCTTGACCTACCTGGTGTATAGGGATGCTATGGATTTGGCCAGATGCTCGAGGCCTTCTTCCTCCAGGGTGGCCGTAATCAGTT
This window contains:
- the LOC6500429 gene encoding PAX3- and PAX7-binding protein 1 isoform X2, producing the protein MSDEDNQSEDGGQDKSHHRFSKPEHLKQMLESGSIPDAAMIHAARKRRQRAREQGAGDFIPIEEPKEQPKISTRLPCEDVEGDQSDDEERMDMNDITGRKEREERREQFYAVENDSTDEDSDREMNEWENQQIRKGVTGAQLVHAQHETVLSRFMIKPSMTSGGSGLDDSEPPPPQSTSTLLEKAYAKNALERSNLATAVRAASKSKKEKGKPASLRTPQEIFEAIKSRLAELKERSADHSASIARISSELKSLKLQQLECQQNAPAAAAKYKFYQEVKCYVNDLVDCLAEKTPLINDLEKRALQQYGKNQRYLVNRRRQDVRDQAKEIAEASKPISAAARRTPEYEEQVRRAAEREGRRTRRRCERERNDLLASHLDGMSSDDEIPDQQQEQSVAASSQIESQSLEAFEDVTDDFCKVELILMKFYAWRKTDMSSYQDAFVSLCLPKVLAPIVRHEMLLWSPMLDEYADIENMRWYQACMLYACQPEETMEQLKNDPDVNLVPALIEKIVLPKLTVLVTESWDPLSTTQTLRLVGFINRLGREFPLSGTNKQLNKLFESIMERMRLALENDVFIPIFPKQVQEAKTSFFQRQFCSGLKLFRNFLSWQGILADKHLRELAISALLNRYLLLAMRVCTPNDAINKAYIIVNTLPTVWLLPNSDTLKNLELFINYIKQTLEGCDATNPVFIQSSDKAKQILQRLHSL